A window of the Egibacter rhizosphaerae genome harbors these coding sequences:
- a CDS encoding TIGR01777 family oxidoreductase has product MRRYVRSTPLPAAVGEAFAWHDRPGALERLSPPFVPGRVERRSGGLEPGSEVVLPLDVGPLRGRLAPRWIARHTVYEPPADPVSGRGEFVDVQARGPFASWTHRHRFEPDGRGRSVLIDDVAYRLPLGRLGELVGGPFVRRRLSRMFAHRHRVTAGDLAAHAAAGAKGVTPMHIAVTGSTGLIGEALIAYLTTGGHTVTRIVRRPREGAITWDPDAGGIDPEDLRGLDGVVHLAGEPIASGRWTTAQKRRIHRSRAEGTRILAEAIAALGDDAPAVLVSASGINFYGDGGDEELSEDHPPGDDFLARVCVDWEAATRAAQKAGVRVVNVRTGIVQSRQGGALAKQLPLFKAGIGGRLGRGDQWMAWVSLDDVVGLYHHALTTPEVQGPLNATGPAPVTNAAYTRILGRVLRRPTVLPIPRFGPRLVLGREMADLLLFASLRVVPTLAERTGYTFRHPTLEGCLRAVLGRPEDPA; this is encoded by the coding sequence ATGCGGCGCTACGTGCGCTCGACACCGTTGCCCGCCGCCGTGGGTGAGGCGTTCGCCTGGCACGATCGGCCCGGTGCCCTCGAGCGGCTGTCGCCCCCCTTCGTCCCCGGCAGGGTCGAGCGGCGGAGCGGAGGGCTCGAGCCCGGTAGCGAGGTGGTCCTGCCGCTCGACGTCGGCCCGCTGCGCGGACGCCTCGCGCCACGCTGGATCGCCCGCCACACCGTGTACGAGCCGCCGGCGGACCCGGTGTCCGGGCGCGGCGAGTTCGTCGACGTCCAGGCGCGCGGGCCCTTCGCGTCGTGGACGCACCGTCATCGCTTCGAGCCGGACGGTCGAGGGCGCAGCGTGCTGATCGACGACGTGGCCTATCGTCTGCCGTTGGGGCGCCTGGGCGAGCTCGTCGGTGGGCCGTTCGTCCGCCGCCGGCTCTCGCGCATGTTCGCCCACCGCCACCGTGTCACCGCCGGCGACCTCGCCGCGCACGCGGCCGCCGGCGCGAAGGGAGTCACGCCCATGCACATCGCTGTGACCGGTTCGACAGGGCTCATCGGGGAAGCGCTCATCGCCTACCTCACGACCGGCGGACACACGGTCACCCGGATCGTGCGGCGTCCTCGGGAGGGCGCCATCACGTGGGATCCCGACGCGGGGGGGATCGATCCCGAGGACCTGCGTGGACTCGACGGTGTCGTCCACTTGGCCGGCGAGCCGATCGCTTCGGGCCGCTGGACCACGGCGCAGAAGCGCCGGATCCATCGGAGCCGCGCCGAGGGCACCCGCATCCTCGCGGAGGCGATCGCGGCCCTCGGCGACGACGCGCCGGCAGTCCTCGTGTCGGCGAGCGGGATCAACTTCTACGGCGACGGCGGGGACGAGGAGCTCTCCGAGGACCATCCGCCGGGGGACGACTTCCTCGCTCGCGTGTGCGTCGACTGGGAGGCCGCGACCCGAGCCGCCCAGAAGGCCGGGGTGCGCGTGGTCAACGTGCGCACCGGCATCGTGCAGAGCCGACAGGGCGGCGCGCTCGCGAAGCAGCTCCCCCTGTTCAAGGCGGGCATCGGCGGCCGGCTCGGCCGCGGGGACCAGTGGATGGCGTGGGTGAGCCTCGACGATGTCGTCGGTTTGTACCACCACGCGCTCACGACCCCGGAGGTGCAGGGGCCCTTGAACGCCACGGGCCCTGCGCCCGTGACCAACGCGGCGTACACCCGCATCCTCGGTCGGGTGCTGCGCCGCCCGACCGTCCTGCCGATTCCCAGGTTCGGCCCACGCTTGGTCCTCGGACGCGAGATGGCCGACCTCCTGTTGTTCGCGAGCCTGCGCGTCGTCCCGACCCTCGCCGAGCGCACCGGCTACACGTTCCGCCACCCCACGCTCGAGGGCTGCCTGCGCGCTGTGCTGGGCAGGCCCGAGGACCCGGCATGA
- the trpA gene encoding tryptophan synthase subunit alpha produces the protein MTDARERVTTTIRAANAEGRAALLIYLPAGYPDLPGSRDRLEAAAEGGADLLEVGFPYSDPVMDGPAIQAANQVALDAGLTPADDLAMCRELNARVDVPTLVMTYYNLLWHYPGTGTHPADGAEDVPPGSAAAATDDETRLGAFARAAAEAGLAGAIVPDLPAGEGGPWARAAAAHHLATVFLVAPATGDGQLAAAGERTTGFVYASSTMGVTGERTSLADTAAPLVDRVRGVTDRPVCVGLGVSTREQAAEVAGFADGVIVGSAAVRAAKDGPHAVRDLVSELAAGCRQGGGAAVTPDPG, from the coding sequence GTGACCGACGCCCGGGAGCGCGTGACCACGACCATCCGCGCGGCCAACGCCGAGGGTCGCGCGGCGCTGCTCATCTACCTGCCGGCCGGCTACCCGGACCTGCCCGGCAGTCGCGACCGGCTGGAGGCCGCGGCCGAGGGGGGCGCCGATCTGCTCGAGGTGGGCTTCCCGTACTCGGACCCGGTGATGGACGGTCCCGCGATCCAGGCGGCCAACCAGGTGGCGCTCGACGCGGGCCTCACGCCCGCGGACGACCTCGCCATGTGCCGGGAGCTCAACGCGCGCGTCGACGTGCCCACGCTGGTGATGACCTACTACAACCTGCTGTGGCACTACCCCGGAACCGGGACGCATCCGGCGGATGGCGCCGAGGACGTCCCGCCGGGATCCGCAGCGGCGGCGACCGACGACGAGACGCGGCTCGGTGCGTTCGCCCGCGCCGCCGCTGAGGCGGGGTTGGCCGGTGCCATCGTCCCCGACCTCCCGGCGGGCGAGGGCGGTCCCTGGGCCCGGGCGGCCGCCGCGCACCACCTGGCCACCGTGTTCCTCGTCGCGCCGGCCACCGGGGACGGGCAGCTGGCGGCGGCGGGTGAGCGGACGACGGGCTTCGTCTACGCGTCGTCGACCATGGGGGTCACCGGGGAGCGCACGTCGCTGGCCGACACCGCCGCGCCGCTGGTGGACCGGGTCCGCGGGGTCACGGACCGGCCCGTGTGCGTCGGGCTCGGGGTGTCGACGAGGGAGCAGGCAGCCGAGGTCGCGGGGTTCGCCGACGGCGTGATCGTGGGGTCGGCGGCGGTCCGTGCCGCGAAGGACGGCCCGCACGCGGTGCGTGACCTCGTCAGCGAGCTGGCGGCCGGCTGCCGTCAGGGCGGGGGGGCAGCGGTCACGCCCGACCCAGGGTGA
- the trpB gene encoding tryptophan synthase subunit beta, with protein MTRIADEPPKERADVGRGADGHYGRFGGRFVPEALTGALEELETAFLDAASDPEFSARLRGLAEEYGGRPTRLTHADRLTRRGGGARIYLKREDLAHTGSHKIRNVLGQGLLAERMGKRRIIAETGAGQHGVATATIAAKLGLECVVYMGAEDCRRQHLNVVRMRLMGAEVVPVETGTGTLKDAINETFRDWVANVDSTHYLIGSVVGPHPFPLVVREFVRVIGEEARSQTLAREGRLPDAVVACVGGGSNAMGLFAPFVEDAGVRLVGVEAGGDGLGTERHSATLSGGTEGILHGARSYVLQDAYGQVRPTHSISAGLDYPGVGPEHAWLRATGRAEYVTATDAEALEGFAILAEEEGIIPALEPAHAVVPVLRLAGELGPDGLVVLNLSGRGDKDVDEVSRLLGMTADAPRADTTDRAAGEGVA; from the coding sequence GTGACCAGGATCGCCGACGAGCCCCCGAAGGAACGCGCCGACGTCGGTCGCGGCGCCGACGGCCACTACGGCCGGTTCGGTGGTCGCTTCGTACCCGAGGCGTTGACCGGCGCGCTCGAGGAGCTCGAGACCGCGTTCCTTGACGCCGCCTCCGACCCGGAGTTCTCCGCCCGGCTCCGGGGCCTTGCCGAGGAGTACGGCGGCCGGCCCACCCGCCTCACCCACGCCGACCGGCTGACGCGCCGCGGGGGCGGTGCACGGATCTACCTGAAGCGCGAGGACCTGGCCCACACCGGCAGTCACAAGATCCGCAACGTCCTCGGTCAGGGCCTGCTCGCCGAGCGCATGGGCAAGCGCCGGATCATCGCCGAGACGGGCGCCGGCCAGCACGGCGTGGCCACGGCCACGATCGCGGCGAAGCTGGGTCTCGAGTGCGTCGTGTACATGGGGGCCGAGGACTGCCGCCGGCAACACCTGAACGTCGTGCGGATGCGGCTCATGGGCGCCGAGGTCGTCCCGGTCGAGACCGGGACGGGCACCCTCAAGGACGCGATCAACGAGACGTTCCGCGACTGGGTCGCGAACGTCGATTCCACGCACTACCTCATCGGCTCGGTCGTCGGGCCGCACCCGTTCCCCCTGGTCGTGCGCGAGTTCGTGAGGGTGATCGGGGAGGAGGCCCGCTCGCAGACGCTCGCGCGCGAGGGACGCCTGCCCGACGCGGTCGTCGCCTGCGTCGGCGGAGGGTCGAACGCGATGGGCCTGTTCGCGCCCTTCGTGGAGGACGCGGGCGTGCGCCTGGTGGGGGTCGAGGCCGGAGGTGACGGGCTCGGCACGGAGCGGCACTCGGCCACGCTCTCGGGTGGGACCGAGGGGATCCTGCACGGCGCCCGCTCCTACGTGCTCCAGGATGCGTACGGACAGGTGCGCCCGACCCACTCGATCTCGGCCGGGCTCGACTACCCGGGCGTCGGCCCCGAGCACGCATGGCTGCGGGCCACGGGGCGGGCGGAGTACGTGACCGCCACGGACGCCGAGGCGCTCGAGGGGTTCGCGATCCTCGCGGAGGAGGAGGGCATCATCCCCGCGCTGGAGCCGGCGCACGCGGTCGTGCCGGTACTGCGCCTCGCGGGGGAGCTGGGCCCCGACGGGCTGGTCGTGCTGAACCTCAGCGGCCGCGGGGACAAGGACGTCGACGAGGTGAGCCGCCTGCTCGGGATGACCGCCGATGCGCCGCGCGCCGACACGACCGACCGTGCCGCGGGGGAGGGCGTCGCGTGA
- a CDS encoding indole-3-glycerol phosphate synthase TrpC: MSTPVSEFLVRACAEAHERVAEARDLVGFDELRAAARSRPAPPGLAEALAAPGTAGGPAIIAELKRASPSRGHLAWLPDPAARAIAYTEGGARAVSVLTEPAHFRGTLADLEAVAHRVDVPVLRKDFLVDAYQVWEARAAGAAAALLIVAALDQGRMVELLRTTWEAGLDALIEVHEVEEAARAHEALREVRAGGSVTRPAIIGVNARDLRTLTVDPDRFAACVDALPADALAVAESGVAHPDDVARAAAAGAHAVLVGEHLVTAADPVGAVRTLAGAVGPRRPAVGQGRPVDAS, translated from the coding sequence GTGAGCACGCCCGTGTCCGAGTTCCTCGTCCGCGCTTGCGCGGAGGCCCACGAGCGCGTCGCGGAGGCGCGCGACCTCGTCGGGTTCGACGAGCTCCGCGCCGCCGCCCGGTCCCGGCCCGCCCCACCGGGTCTCGCAGAGGCCCTCGCCGCGCCCGGCACCGCGGGTGGCCCGGCCATCATCGCGGAGCTCAAGCGTGCGAGCCCGAGCCGCGGGCACCTCGCATGGCTGCCCGATCCGGCTGCCCGTGCCATCGCCTACACCGAGGGCGGCGCGCGCGCCGTGAGCGTCCTCACCGAGCCGGCGCACTTCCGCGGCACCCTCGCCGACCTCGAGGCGGTCGCTCACCGCGTCGACGTTCCGGTGCTGCGCAAGGACTTCCTGGTGGACGCCTACCAGGTGTGGGAGGCCCGCGCGGCGGGTGCCGCGGCCGCGTTGCTGATCGTCGCCGCGCTCGACCAGGGCCGCATGGTCGAACTCCTGCGAACGACCTGGGAGGCCGGGCTCGACGCGCTCATCGAGGTGCACGAGGTCGAGGAGGCCGCGCGTGCCCACGAGGCGCTGCGGGAAGTCCGGGCCGGGGGCAGCGTGACCCGGCCGGCCATCATCGGCGTGAACGCGCGCGACCTGCGGACCCTGACGGTCGACCCCGACCGGTTCGCGGCCTGCGTGGATGCGCTGCCCGCCGACGCCCTGGCGGTCGCCGAGAGCGGCGTGGCCCATCCCGACGACGTGGCGCGCGCCGCGGCGGCGGGGGCGCACGCGGTGCTGGTCGGCGAGCACCTCGTCACCGCCGCCGATCCGGTCGGTGCCGTGCGTACGCTTGCCGGGGCCGTCGGGCCGCGTCGGCCGGCCGTGGGGCAGGGTCGACCGGTGGACGCTTCGTGA
- a CDS encoding MFS transporter has translation MSDAATPRSTPALLTDRTFGPWFAGNLLSNSGNWLHNVAAAVVVFNLTGSALLVGLATAAQFASLAVLAPWAGALSDRIDRRRLLLGGQAVAATSAAALATIAVTLGLEGHAGAWTVIAATGGIGVGIAFASPALNALVPALVPDEDLESGVALTSLTFNVGRALGPAAGGIILATVGASTAFAVNAFSFLALIGVLLVIRPRPLGQPEADGDRSVRAGLRYVRSEATLFALLLGVGTIGFASDPVNTLTPALAGSLGGGDGLVAFLVSAFGVGAAATALATGRLQRALGLATVARAGALLLAVGLVAAAVAPTIPVALGAYVLMGIGFLLGLTSFTALLQRRVREDLRGRVMALWAVAFLGTRPVAALVDGAAADAFGVRPAFVIPVAVALAGTIVATRVGEPTGFRAARSRRAARRAPR, from the coding sequence GTGTCCGACGCAGCCACCCCCCGGTCCACGCCCGCACTCCTGACCGACCGCACGTTCGGCCCGTGGTTCGCCGGCAACCTGCTTTCCAACTCCGGCAACTGGCTGCACAACGTCGCGGCTGCCGTCGTGGTCTTCAACCTGACCGGCTCCGCACTGCTCGTCGGCCTCGCCACGGCCGCCCAGTTCGCGTCCCTGGCGGTGCTCGCCCCGTGGGCGGGCGCGTTGAGCGACCGAATCGATCGGCGGCGGCTCCTGCTGGGCGGGCAGGCCGTCGCAGCCACGAGTGCGGCTGCGCTCGCCACCATCGCGGTGACCCTGGGCCTCGAGGGCCACGCCGGGGCGTGGACGGTGATCGCCGCCACCGGGGGCATCGGTGTGGGCATCGCGTTCGCGAGCCCCGCCCTCAACGCGCTCGTGCCCGCGCTCGTGCCCGACGAGGATCTCGAGAGCGGGGTCGCCCTCACGTCGCTGACGTTCAACGTCGGACGCGCGCTCGGCCCCGCGGCGGGGGGCATCATCCTCGCGACGGTCGGGGCCTCGACGGCGTTCGCCGTCAACGCGTTCAGCTTCCTCGCGCTCATCGGGGTGCTCCTGGTGATCCGACCCCGACCCCTCGGCCAGCCCGAGGCGGACGGGGACCGCTCCGTGCGCGCAGGCCTGCGGTACGTGCGGTCGGAAGCCACGCTGTTCGCGCTGCTGCTCGGGGTCGGCACCATCGGGTTCGCCAGCGATCCGGTGAACACGCTCACCCCGGCACTGGCGGGGAGCCTCGGAGGCGGCGACGGTCTCGTCGCGTTCCTCGTCAGCGCGTTCGGCGTCGGGGCGGCCGCGACCGCACTCGCGACCGGCCGGCTCCAGCGGGCCCTCGGCCTCGCGACGGTCGCGCGTGCCGGCGCCCTGCTGCTCGCCGTGGGCCTCGTCGCCGCCGCCGTCGCCCCCACGATCCCGGTCGCGCTGGGCGCCTACGTGCTCATGGGCATCGGGTTCCTGCTCGGCCTCACGAGCTTCACCGCGCTGCTGCAGCGGCGGGTGCGGGAGGACCTGCGGGGGCGGGTGATGGCGCTGTGGGCCGTCGCGTTCCTCGGCACCCGGCCGGTGGCCGCGCTCGTCGACGGGGCGGCCGCTGACGCCTTCGGGGTACGTCCGGCGTTCGTGATCCCGGTGGCTGTGGCGCTCGCCGGCACGATCGTCGCGACGCGCGTGGGCGAGCCCACCGGTTTCAGAGCGGCACGAAGTCGGCGCGCCGCACGACGTGCTCCTCGGTGA
- a CDS encoding Trp biosynthesis-associated membrane protein, whose translation MRGGRGLAAVALVVAGGVALIGSATADWVTATRTVDIGEVPVPETRALEGTAFAPLAVVWGVLATVSGIALAAVRGRLRRLVGLVTLLVGVAAGAGIARGTVAALGLDAAIAAGPGVGALGVVAVLGGGALAARGDPAPRLSSRFDLGPDEDGEPGDEWALAGGDDEERAIEDRDDPESGTGPGSADEPPGGAEADEGGRG comes from the coding sequence GTGAGAGGCGGCAGGGGTCTCGCGGCGGTCGCCCTCGTCGTCGCCGGCGGCGTCGCGTTGATCGGCAGCGCGACGGCCGACTGGGTCACCGCCACCCGGACGGTCGACATCGGCGAGGTGCCGGTGCCCGAGACCCGCGCCCTCGAAGGGACCGCATTCGCCCCGCTCGCCGTGGTGTGGGGCGTGCTCGCGACGGTGTCGGGCATCGCGCTCGCGGCGGTCCGTGGCCGCCTGCGGCGGCTCGTCGGGTTGGTGACCCTGCTCGTCGGTGTGGCCGCCGGGGCGGGGATCGCCCGCGGGACCGTCGCGGCGCTGGGCCTCGACGCGGCGATCGCGGCCGGCCCGGGCGTGGGGGCGCTCGGAGTGGTCGCCGTGCTCGGCGGCGGCGCCCTGGCGGCGCGGGGGGACCCGGCACCCCGTCTCTCGTCGCGTTTCGATCTGGGGCCGGACGAGGACGGCGAGCCCGGCGACGAGTGGGCGCTCGCCGGGGGCGACGACGAGGAGCGCGCGATCGAGGATCGTGACGACCCCGAGTCCGGTACCGGGCCGGGCTCCGCCGACGAGCCGCCGGGCGGTGCGGAGGCCGACGAGGGGGGGCGCGGGTGA
- the trpE gene encoding anthranilate synthase component I, whose translation MTTVARAGLYRPTREAFCELAGDYAIVPVWREVLADVATPVAVYERLRAAGGPSFLLESVEQGERWGRYSFIGRAPLLSLRAVHGSVSLQGPAPEDAREAAATGDPLATLEALLAGLPTPDLDGLPPLHCGAVGYVGWDTVRWIEHLPDAPVDDRHLDDVRLDIPGQLIAFDHLRQRLLVVSNVVTDGEPEAAYESAVAASEDLVARLAEPVGIPAVPPPEGVDVEEPHANVSREQFLAAVETAKEYIAAGDIFQVVPSQRFDLSTDVDPLAVYRVLRVINPSPYMYCFSWDDLQIVGSSPEALVRVTGRHAQIWPIAGSRPRGRDDREDAELASDLLADDKERAEHTMLVDLARNDLGRVCELGSVQVEEFMSLVRYSHVMHLHSEVTGDVREGVGPVDVLRATFPAGTLSGAPKVRAMEIIDELETTRRGPYGGGIGYFDLGGDLDLCITIRTVVFRGGRAYVQAGAGLVADSVPEAEHAECGAKARGVLAAIRAAERFSGPS comes from the coding sequence ATGACGACCGTGGCGAGAGCCGGGCTGTACCGGCCGACCCGCGAGGCCTTCTGCGAGCTGGCCGGCGACTACGCGATCGTGCCCGTGTGGCGGGAGGTGCTCGCCGACGTGGCCACACCGGTCGCGGTCTACGAGCGGCTACGGGCGGCCGGCGGCCCGTCGTTCCTGCTCGAATCCGTCGAGCAGGGCGAGCGCTGGGGTCGCTACTCGTTCATCGGGCGCGCGCCGCTGCTCAGCCTGCGAGCGGTGCACGGCAGCGTCTCGCTGCAGGGCCCGGCTCCCGAGGACGCCCGGGAGGCCGCGGCCACCGGCGATCCGCTGGCAACGCTCGAGGCCCTGCTCGCCGGACTGCCGACGCCCGACCTCGACGGGCTGCCCCCACTGCACTGCGGCGCCGTCGGCTACGTCGGGTGGGACACGGTGCGGTGGATCGAGCACCTGCCCGATGCGCCGGTCGACGACCGCCACCTCGACGACGTGCGCCTCGACATCCCCGGTCAGCTCATCGCGTTCGACCATCTGCGTCAACGGCTACTGGTGGTCTCGAACGTGGTCACGGACGGCGAGCCCGAGGCGGCCTACGAATCGGCGGTGGCCGCGAGCGAGGACCTCGTGGCGCGCCTGGCCGAACCCGTTGGCATCCCAGCGGTCCCGCCCCCCGAAGGGGTGGACGTCGAGGAACCCCACGCCAACGTCAGCCGCGAGCAGTTCCTCGCAGCCGTCGAGACCGCGAAGGAGTACATCGCGGCCGGAGACATCTTCCAGGTGGTGCCGTCCCAGCGGTTCGACCTGTCGACCGACGTGGATCCGCTCGCGGTCTATCGGGTCCTGCGGGTCATCAATCCCTCGCCCTACATGTATTGCTTCAGCTGGGACGATCTGCAGATCGTCGGCTCGAGCCCGGAGGCCCTCGTCCGCGTCACGGGTCGGCACGCGCAGATCTGGCCGATCGCCGGCTCGCGGCCTCGTGGGCGTGACGACCGTGAGGACGCCGAGCTCGCGTCCGACCTGTTGGCCGACGACAAGGAACGCGCCGAGCACACGATGCTCGTCGATCTGGCCCGCAACGATCTGGGCCGCGTCTGTGAGCTGGGCAGCGTACAGGTCGAGGAGTTCATGAGCCTGGTGCGCTACAGCCACGTCATGCATCTGCATTCCGAGGTGACCGGCGACGTGCGGGAGGGCGTCGGCCCGGTCGACGTGCTGCGGGCCACGTTCCCGGCGGGCACGCTCTCCGGAGCACCGAAGGTCCGGGCGATGGAGATCATCGACGAGCTCGAGACGACGCGCCGAGGGCCCTACGGCGGGGGGATCGGCTACTTCGACCTCGGCGGTGACCTCGACCTCTGCATCACGATCCGCACCGTCGTGTTCCGCGGCGGACGTGCCTATGTGCAGGCGGGTGCCGGTCTCGTCGCGGACAGCGTGCCCGAGGCCGAGCACGCGGAGTGTGGCGCGAAGGCGCGGGGGGTCCTCGCGGCCATCCGGGCCGCCGAACGGTTCTCGGGGCCATCGTGA
- the hisI gene encoding phosphoribosyl-AMP cyclohydrolase: protein MRYDARGLVPAIVQQHDTGEVLMFAWMSEETLGETLATGETVFWSRSRGERWHKGATSGAVQRVVDVVADCDADTLLIRVEQAGQGACHTGAWSCFHQPLALADDGGTAATGPRGAAS, encoded by the coding sequence GTGCGGTACGACGCGCGCGGGCTGGTGCCGGCCATCGTGCAGCAGCACGACACCGGAGAAGTCCTCATGTTCGCCTGGATGTCCGAGGAGACGCTCGGCGAGACCCTCGCGACGGGCGAGACGGTCTTCTGGTCGCGCAGTCGGGGGGAACGGTGGCACAAGGGGGCGACCAGCGGTGCGGTGCAGCGGGTCGTCGACGTGGTCGCGGACTGCGATGCCGACACGCTGCTGATCCGGGTCGAACAGGCCGGGCAGGGAGCCTGCCATACGGGCGCCTGGTCGTGCTTCCATCAGCCACTCGCCCTCGCCGACGACGGGGGGACGGCTGCGACGGGCCCCCGGGGCGCCGCTTCGTGA
- the hisF gene encoding imidazole glycerol phosphate synthase subunit HisF, with product MTLTARVIPCLDVDAGRVVKGVRFVDIRDAGDPVELARVYDSEGADELVFLDITASSEGRETIDRVVAATAEQVFIPLTVGGGVRSVDDVRRLLRAGADKVSLNTAAVARPELLSEAADAFGSQCVVSAIDARARPDGSGWEVLVKGGRESTGRDAVAWAAEVAERGAGEILLTSMDRDGTKSGFDIGLLRAVEHAVSVPVIASGGAGEVEHMVAGIRDGGASAVLAASIFHFGELRIAEVKDAMAAAGLPVRRD from the coding sequence GTGACGCTGACCGCACGCGTCATCCCGTGCCTCGACGTCGACGCCGGGCGCGTCGTCAAGGGGGTCCGCTTCGTCGACATCCGCGACGCGGGCGACCCCGTCGAGCTGGCGCGGGTCTACGACTCCGAGGGAGCGGACGAGCTGGTCTTCCTCGACATCACGGCGTCCAGCGAGGGCCGGGAGACGATCGACCGGGTCGTGGCCGCGACCGCCGAGCAGGTGTTCATCCCGCTCACGGTGGGTGGCGGGGTGCGTTCGGTCGACGACGTGCGACGGCTGCTGCGGGCGGGTGCCGACAAGGTGAGCCTGAACACCGCCGCGGTCGCGCGCCCCGAGCTCCTCTCGGAGGCCGCCGACGCCTTCGGCAGCCAGTGCGTCGTCAGCGCGATCGACGCGCGGGCCAGGCCCGACGGCTCGGGCTGGGAGGTGCTCGTGAAGGGAGGCCGCGAGTCGACCGGCCGGGATGCGGTCGCCTGGGCCGCCGAGGTCGCCGAACGCGGTGCGGGTGAGATCCTGCTCACGTCCATGGACCGGGACGGCACGAAGTCCGGCTTCGACATCGGGCTGCTGCGAGCGGTCGAGCACGCCGTGTCCGTGCCGGTCATCGCGAGCGGCGGTGCCGGCGAGGTCGAGCACATGGTCGCCGGCATCCGGGACGGGGGCGCCTCCGCCGTGCTGGCTGCCTCGATATTCCACTTCGGCGAGCTGCGGATCGCCGAGGTCAAGGACGCCATGGCCGCCGCGGGCCTGCCCGTACGCCGCGATTGA
- the hisA gene encoding 1-(5-phosphoribosyl)-5-[(5-phosphoribosylamino)methylideneamino]imidazole-4-carboxamide isomerase, producing MSFTILPAVDIRDGKAVRLERGRADAETVYDVDPVAAAERWVAAGAEWLHVVDLDAAFEGEPRNRPLISDIVAATGVPVQASGGIRSMADIEASLGYGASRVVIGTMALEEPPFVAAAVADHADRIAVGLDAEGTTLRARGWTADSGDLYAALHQFSLMGVTRFVYTDIARDGMLGGPNLDRLRQVAEATPAHVTASGGVSSIQDVRALASAHERVDAAIVGKALYAERFTLTDALAEAAAASPERPAS from the coding sequence ATGAGCTTCACGATCCTGCCGGCCGTCGACATCCGCGACGGCAAGGCCGTCCGACTCGAGCGCGGTCGGGCGGACGCCGAGACCGTGTACGACGTCGATCCGGTGGCCGCGGCCGAACGCTGGGTCGCCGCGGGGGCCGAGTGGCTGCACGTGGTCGACCTCGACGCGGCCTTCGAGGGCGAGCCCCGCAACCGGCCCCTCATCTCTGACATCGTCGCCGCGACCGGCGTGCCCGTGCAGGCCTCGGGAGGCATCCGTTCCATGGCCGACATCGAGGCCTCGCTCGGCTACGGGGCGAGCCGGGTGGTGATCGGGACCATGGCGCTCGAGGAGCCCCCGTTCGTCGCGGCCGCGGTGGCCGACCACGCCGACCGGATCGCGGTCGGACTCGACGCCGAGGGGACGACGCTGCGGGCCCGGGGCTGGACGGCCGATTCGGGGGACCTGTACGCGGCGTTGCACCAGTTCTCGCTGATGGGCGTCACCCGGTTCGTGTACACCGACATCGCGCGCGACGGGATGCTCGGGGGGCCGAATCTCGACCGGTTGCGGCAGGTGGCCGAGGCGACCCCGGCGCACGTCACCGCGAGCGGCGGCGTCTCGAGCATCCAGGACGTCCGTGCCCTCGCAAGCGCCCACGAGCGCGTGGACGCGGCCATCGTCGGGAAAGCGCTCTACGCCGAGCGGTTCACGCTCACCGACGCGCTCGCCGAGGCCGCTGCCGCGTCACCGGAGAGGCCCGCGTCGTGA
- the hisH gene encoding imidazole glycerol phosphate synthase subunit HisH, which yields MSTAPAPGAPRVAVLDYDAGNIRSAARALERAGAHAWITADADDADAADALLVPGVGHFGQCVEAFRARGFDELVGAWQRAGRPILGVCVGMQILYEGSEEAPEVPGLGLLPGVTRRLPEGIPVPHMGWNRLEVVRNDPVLAGLDGAHVYFVHSYYAEPADDTHTRAVSEYGVRLPAVVRVDRIVATQFHPEKSAAVGARLLANWLASEVREGHDIAV from the coding sequence ATGAGCACAGCTCCGGCGCCCGGGGCTCCGAGGGTCGCCGTGCTCGACTACGACGCCGGCAACATCCGCAGCGCCGCCCGGGCACTGGAACGGGCGGGTGCGCACGCGTGGATCACGGCCGACGCCGACGACGCGGATGCCGCTGACGCGTTGCTCGTCCCGGGCGTGGGGCACTTCGGCCAGTGCGTCGAGGCGTTCCGCGCGCGCGGGTTCGACGAGCTCGTCGGCGCCTGGCAGCGGGCCGGCCGACCGATCCTCGGCGTGTGCGTCGGGATGCAGATCCTGTACGAGGGCAGCGAGGAGGCCCCCGAGGTGCCCGGCCTGGGGCTGCTGCCCGGGGTCACGCGTCGGCTGCCCGAGGGGATCCCGGTCCCGCACATGGGCTGGAACCGCCTGGAGGTCGTCCGGAACGACCCGGTTCTGGCCGGGCTCGACGGCGCGCACGTCTACTTCGTGCACAGCTACTACGCCGAGCCCGCCGACGACACGCACACGCGCGCGGTGAGCGAGTACGGTGTGCGACTGCCGGCGGTGGTCCGCGTCGACCGCATCGTTGCGACGCAGTTCCACCCCGAGAAGTCCGCAGCGGTCGGTGCACGGCTGCTCGCGAACTGGCTCGCGAGCGAGGTGCGCGAAGGCCACGACATCGCGGTCTGA